One Thermoanaerobacter pseudethanolicus ATCC 33223 DNA window includes the following coding sequences:
- a CDS encoding N-acetylmuramoyl-L-alanine amidase family protein, producing MIMIEEFTKFILMVVSEVLIAIDPGHGGKDPGAVVENYKEKDLNLDIALKLREILLDKNISVIMTRDKDETVDLQQRCDIANKNKVDYFISIHCNSFKDPTANGTETYAYPGSIVGQNLAQYVQNEIVEMLKTANRGVKYATFYVLKHTVMPAILVETAFMSNPQNLDLLLHRPDIFAQAISNGIIKFLESINYQQTDDIKKLRRKGIINEHYDPKSFVTWGEFASVIIKILGGTK from the coding sequence ATGATTATGATAGAAGAATTTACAAAATTTATTTTAATGGTGGTGAGTGAAGTGCTCATAGCTATTGATCCAGGTCACGGAGGGAAAGATCCGGGAGCAGTGGTTGAAAACTATAAGGAAAAAGACTTAAATCTAGATATCGCTTTAAAATTAAGGGAGATTTTATTGGACAAAAATATAAGCGTGATTATGACAAGAGATAAAGATGAAACTGTAGATTTGCAACAAAGGTGTGATATTGCTAATAAGAACAAAGTAGACTACTTTATTTCAATTCATTGCAATAGTTTTAAGGACCCTACTGCAAATGGTACGGAAACTTATGCATATCCGGGAAGCATTGTAGGCCAAAATTTAGCTCAATATGTCCAAAATGAGATAGTAGAAATGTTAAAAACGGCGAATAGGGGGGTAAAGTATGCAACTTTTTATGTTTTAAAACACACCGTAATGCCAGCAATATTGGTTGAAACAGCTTTTATGTCAAATCCGCAAAATTTAGATTTGCTTTTACACAGACCAGATATTTTTGCACAGGCGATTTCAAATGGGATAATTAAATTTTTAGAAAGTATAAATTATCAACAAACTGATGATATTAAAAAATTGCGCAGGAAAGGGATTATAAATGAGCATTATGATCCTAAAAGTTTTGTCACATGGGGAGAATTTGCTTCTGTTATAATAAAAATATTGGGGGGAACAAAATGA